The Streptomyces sp. NBC_00569 genomic sequence GACGCTCCTGACGCTCCTCCTCGTCCCGACGCTCTACGCGATGCTGGAGCTCCGCAAGGAGCGGCGCCGCAAGAAGCGCGAGGCGAAGCGGGCGAGGAAGGCCGGGGTGACGGCCGAGCCGGAGGCCTCGGAATCCGAGTCCGGCGAGCCGGAGCCGGCGGGCGTCTGACCCTTTCGGCACCAAGCCCGGAGCCCGGGTCCCACATGAAGGTGGGACCCGGGCTCCGGGCTTGGTGCGGCCTTCGCGCCTACGGCAGCGCCAGCATCCGCTCCAGCGCCTGCTTCGCGAACTGCTCGGTCTCGCGGTCGACCTCGATCCGGTTGACCAGGTTGCCCTCGGCCAGGGACTCCAGGGTCCACACCAGATGCGGCAGGTCGATGCGGTTCATCGTCGAGCAGAAGCAGACCGTCTTGTCGAGGAAGACGATCTCCTTGTCGGGGTGCGCGTTGGCTAGGCGCCGCACCAGGTTGAGCTCGGTGCCGATCGCCCACTTCGACCCGGCAGGGGCCGCGTCGAGGGCCTTGATGATGTACTCCGTCGAGCCGACCTCGTCCGCCGCGGCGACGACCTCGTGCTTGCACTCGGGGTGTACCAGGACCCGTACGCCGGGGATCCGCTCGCGGACGTCGTTGACCGAGTCGATCGAGAAGCGCCCGTGCACCGAGCAGTGCCCGCGCCACAGGATCATCTTCGCGTTCCGCAGCTCCTCGGCGGTCAGGCCGCCGTTCGGCTTGTGCGGGTTGTACAGGACGCAGTCCTCCAGGGACATCCCCATGTCCCGCACGGCGGTGTTGCGCCCGAGGTGCTGGTCCGGCAGGAAGAGCACCTTCTCGCCCTGCTCGAAGGCCCAGTCGAGGGCCCTCTTCGCGTTCGACGAGGTGCAGATCGTGCCGCCGTGCTTGCCGGTGAACGCCTTGATGTCCGCGGAGGAGTTCATGTACGAGACGGGCACGACCTGCTCGGCGATGCCGGCCTCGGTCAGCACGTCCCAGCACTCGGCGACCTGCTCGGCGGTGGCCATGTCGGCCATGGAGCACCCGGCGGCCAGGTCGGGCAGGACCACCTTCTGGTCGTCGCCGGTGAGGATGTCGGCGGACTCGGCCATGAAGTGCACACCGCAGAAGACGATGTACTCGGCCTCGGGCCGGGCGGCCGCGTCGCGGGCGAGCTTGAAGGAGTCGCCGGTGACGTCCGCGAACTGGATGACCTCGTCGCGCTGGTAGTGGTGGCCGAGAACGAAGACCTTGTCCCCGAGCTTCTCCTTGGCCGCGCGGGCGCGCTCCACCAGGTCCGGGTCGGACGGGGAGGGCAGGTCTCCAGGGCACTCCACACCGCGCTCGCTCCTCGGGTCGGCCTCGCGGCCGAGCAGCAGGAGGGCCAGCGGAGTCGGCTGAACATCCAGGTCAACGGGGGTCTGGGCCGTGGTCACGTCACGCACCCTTTCTTGTTATGACATTCGTGCGGCGAGGCTTCTCGTCGAAATGACGCTATCTATCATAACTGCTTCACGTCAGAATGACGATGGCCATCGTGTCGATGTGACGCAATCCGCGCGGACCGGCCCGTGCCCCCCGCGCGCGGGGTGTGCGAGCATGAAAGGGCAAGGAAGCCGAACTCGCCGAAAGGCGAAACACGAGCGCCAGGGCCGGAATGAAACCGCGGCCCCGCCGGTTGGAACGTCGGCAAGCAGTCTCCGTACAACCCTGGAGAGAAGCAGATGTCCGTATCGGACGAGACCACCACCGTGAGCGACGGCATCCTCCTGTCCGACGCCGCCGCGGCCAAGGTCAAGGCCCTCCTTGACCAGGAAGGGCGCGACGACCTGGCGCTGCGCGTCGCCGTACAGCCCGGAGGCTGCTCCGGCCTGCGTTACCAGCTCTTCTTCGACGAGCGCTCCCTCGACGGGGACGTCGTGAAGGACTTCGGTGGCGTCAAGGTCGTCACCGACCGCATGAGCGCCCCGTACCTGGGCGGCGCCTCCGTCGACTTCGTCGACACCATCGAGAAGCAGGGCTTCACGATCGACAACCCGAACGCCACGGGCTCCTGCGCCTGCGGCGACTCGTTCAGCTGAGCCTGAGCCTGTACCTGAACGAAGCGGCGGTTCCCCCTCGAAGGGGAACCGCCGCTTCGTGTTTCGTCGCGGGTCAGCTCTGCGGCGCCGGCTCGAGCCCCCGCTTGCCGTCCGCGTGCGGCACCGCCCTGTCCCCGGAGTCCACGACCTTCCGGCCGTCGAGCGGCTCGTCCAGCGTCACCGGCAGCGTGTAGAACTTCGCCATCGCGATGCAGACCGTGCCCTTCTTCCGCGTCTCCGTGACCTTCAGGGCGACCTTGCCGTCCCGCTCCGTCGCGGTGGCCGTGTAGGTGCTGCACACGCCGCCCGTGAAGTGCGCCGTCAGCGTCCGCCCGTCCACCGTGTAACTGTCGGGGCGCACGTCGCGGGTGTCGGTCCCCGGGGCGCCGGGCCTGACACTGGGCCGCGGGCTCGGCTTGTCGGTCGGCCCCGGCGCGTGCGGCGACGTCAGGAACTTCGGGTCCACCGCGGGATGCGTCACCGTGAACGCCGC encodes the following:
- the nadA gene encoding quinolinate synthase NadA; the protein is MRDVTTAQTPVDLDVQPTPLALLLLGREADPRSERGVECPGDLPSPSDPDLVERARAAKEKLGDKVFVLGHHYQRDEVIQFADVTGDSFKLARDAAARPEAEYIVFCGVHFMAESADILTGDDQKVVLPDLAAGCSMADMATAEQVAECWDVLTEAGIAEQVVPVSYMNSSADIKAFTGKHGGTICTSSNAKRALDWAFEQGEKVLFLPDQHLGRNTAVRDMGMSLEDCVLYNPHKPNGGLTAEELRNAKMILWRGHCSVHGRFSIDSVNDVRERIPGVRVLVHPECKHEVVAAADEVGSTEYIIKALDAAPAGSKWAIGTELNLVRRLANAHPDKEIVFLDKTVCFCSTMNRIDLPHLVWTLESLAEGNLVNRIEVDRETEQFAKQALERMLALP
- a CDS encoding iron-sulfur cluster assembly accessory protein; translated protein: MSVSDETTTVSDGILLSDAAAAKVKALLDQEGRDDLALRVAVQPGGCSGLRYQLFFDERSLDGDVVKDFGGVKVVTDRMSAPYLGGASVDFVDTIEKQGFTIDNPNATGSCACGDSFS